From a region of the Orcinus orca chromosome 18, mOrcOrc1.1, whole genome shotgun sequence genome:
- the SLITRK5 gene encoding SLIT and NTRK-like protein 5, which yields MHTCCPPLTLEQDLHRKMQSWMLQTLAFALTSLVLSCAETIDYYGEICDNACPCEEKDGILTVSCENRGIISLSEISPPRFPIYHLLLSGNLLNRLYPNEFVNYTGASILHLGSNVIQDIETGAFHGLRGLRRLHLNNNKLELLRDDTFLGLEGLEYLQVDYNYISVIEPNAFGKLHLLQVLILNDNLLSSLPNNLFRFVPLTHLDLRGNRLKLLPYVGLLQHMDKVVELQLEENPWNCSCELISLKDWLDSISYSALVGDVVCETPFRLHGRDLDEVSKQELCPRKLISDYEMRPQSPLSTTGYLHTTPASVNSVATSSSAVYKPPLKPPKGTRQPNKPRVRPTSRQPSKDLGYGNYGPSIAYQTKSPVPLECPTACTCNLQISDLGLNVNCQERKIESIAELQPKPYNPKKMYLTENYIALVRRSDFLEATGLDLLHLGNNRISVIQDRAFGDLTNLRRLYLNGNRIERLSPELFYGLQSLQYLFLQYNLIREIQSGTFDPVPNLQLLFLNDNLLQTMPSGVFSGLTLLRLNLRSNHFTSLPVSGVLDQLKSLIQIDLHDNPWDCTCDVVGMKLWVEQLRVGVLVDEVICKAPKKFAEMDMRFIRSELLCPDYSDVEVSTPTPSSIQVPARTSAVTPAVRLNSTGAPAGLGAGGGASSVPLSVLILSLLLVFIMSVFVAAGLFVLVMKRRKKKQSDHTSTNNSDVSSFNMQYSVYGGGGGGGGGGGAGGHPHAHVHHRGPALPKVKTPAGHVYEYIPHPLGHMCKNPIYRSREGNSVEDYKDLHELKVTYSSNHHLQPPPPPPPQQQQQQQQQPPPQLQLQPGEEERRESHHLRSPAYSVSTIEPREDLLSPVQDADRFYRGILEPDKHCSTAPAGSSLPEYPKFPCSPAAYTFSPNYDLRRPHQYLHPGAGDSRLREPVLYSPPSAVFVEPNRNEYLELKAKLNVEPDYLEVLEKQTTFSQF from the coding sequence ATGCACACTTGCTGCCCCCCACTAACTTTGGAACAGGACCTTCACAGAAAAATGCAGAGCTGGATGCTGCAGACTCTAGCTTTTGCTCTAACATCTCTCGTCCTTTCGTGTGCAGAAACCATCGATTATTATGGGGAAATCTGTGACAATGCATGTCCTTGTGAGGAAAAGGATGGCATTTTAACTGTGAGCTGTGAAAACCGGGGGATCATCAGCCTCTCTGAAATTAGCCCTCCCCGTTTCCCAATCTACCACCTCTTGTTGTCTGGAAACCTTTTGAACCGTCTCTATCCCAATGAGTTTGTCAATTACACTGGGGCTTCAATTTTGCATCTGGGTAGCAATGTTATCCAGGATATTGAGACTGGGGCTTTCCACGGGCTGCGGGGTTTAAGGAGATTGCATCTGAACAATAATAAACTGGAACTTCTGCGTGATGATACCTTCCTTGGCTTGGAGGGCCTGGAGTACCTACAGGTCGATTACAATTACATCAGTGTCATTGAACCCAATGCTTTTGGGAAACTGCATTTGTTGCAGGTGCTTATCCTCAATGACAATCTCTTGTCCAGTTTACCCAACAACCTTTTCCGTTTTGTGCCCTTAACGCACTTGGACCTGCGGGGGAACCGGCTGAAACTTCTGCCCTACGTGGGGTTGTTGCAGCATATGGACAAAGTTGTGGAGTTACAGCTGGAGGAAAACCCCTGGAATTGCTCCTGTGAGTTGATCTCTCTGAAGGATTGGTTAGACAGCATCTCCTACTCGGCCCTGGTGGGGGATGTGGTTTGTGAGACCCCCTTCCGCTTACACGGCCGGGACTTGGACGAGGTGTCCAAGCAGGAACTTTGCCCAAGGAAACTTATTTCAGACTATGAGATGAGGCCGCAGTCGCCTTTGAGCACCACGGGGTATTTACATACCACCCCGGCATCGGTGAATTCTGTGGCCACTTCTTCCTCTGCTGTTTACAAACCCCCCTTGAAGCCCCCCAAGGGGACTCGCCAACCCAACAAGCCCAGGGTGCGCCCCACCTCTCGGCAGCCCTCCAAGGACCTGGGCTATGGCAACTATGGCCCCAGCATCGCCTACCAGACCAAATCTCCGGTGCCTTTGGAGTGTCCCACCGCGTGCACTTGCAACCTGCAAATCTCCGATCTGGGCCTCAACGTCAACTGCCAGGAACGCAAGATCGAGAGCATCGCGGAGCTGCAGCCCAAGCCCTACAACCCCAAGAAGATGTATCTGACAGAGAACTACATCGCCCTGGTGCGCAGGAGCGACTTCCTGGAGGCCACCGGGCTGGACCTTCTGCATCTGGGCAACAACCGCATCTCCGTGATCCAGGACCGCGCCTTTGGGGATCTCACCAACCTGAGGCGCCTCTACCTAAATGGCAACAGGATAGAGAGGCTGAGCCCGGAGTTGTTCTATGGCCTGCAGAGCCTGCAGTATCTCTTCCTCCAGTACAATCTCATACGCGAGATTCAGTCTGGGACCTTCGATCCGGTCCCCAACCTCCAGCTGCTATTCCTGAATGACAACCTCCTGCAGACCATGCCCTCAGGCGTCTTCTCAGGCCTGACCCTCCTCAGGCTGAACCTGAGGAGTAACCACTTCACCTCCTTGCCGGTGAGTGGAGTTCTGGACCAGCTGAAGTCGCTCATCCAAATCGACCTGCACGACAACCCTTGGGATTGTACCTGCGACGTGGTGGGCATGAAACTGTGGGTCGAGCAGCTCAGAGTGGGCGTCTTGGTGGACGAGGTCATCTGCAAGGCGCCCAAGAAGTTCGCTGAGATGGATATGCGCTTCATTAGGTCGGAGCTGCTGTGCCCAGACTACTCTGACGTGGAGGTTTCCACGCCCACGCCCTCCTCCATCCAGGTCCCCGCGAGGACCAGCGCGGTGACCCCCGCCGTGCGGTTGAACAGCACCGGGGCCCCCGCGGGCTTGGGCGCGGGCGGAGGCGCGTCCTCGGTGCCCTTGTCCGTGTTAATCCTCAGCCTGCTGCTGGTTTTCATCATGTCGGTCTTCGTGGCCGCCGGGCTCTTCGTGCTAGTCATGAAGCGCAGGAAGAAGAAGCAGAGCGACCACACCAGCACCAACAATTCCGACGTGAGCTCCTTCAACATGCAGTACAGCGTgtacggcggcggcggcggcggcggcggcggcggcggcgctggaGGCCACCCGCACGCGCACGTGCACCACCGCGGGCCGGCGCTGCCCAAGGTGAAGACGCCCGCAGGCCACGTGTACGAGTACATCCCCCATCCGCTGGGCCACATGTGCAAAAACCCCATCTACCGCTCCCGAGAGGGCAACTCCGTGGAGGATTACAAAGACCTGCACGAGCTCAAGGTCACCTATAGCAGCAACCATCACCTGCagccgcctccgccgccgccgccgcagcagcagcagcagcagcagcaacagcccCCGCCGCAGCTGCAGCTGCAGccgggggaggaggagaggcggGAAAGCCACCACTTGCGGAGCCCCGCCTACAGCGTCAGCACCATCGAGCCCCGGGAGGACCTACTGTCGCCGGTGCAGGACGCCGACCGCTTTTACAGGGGCATTTTGGAACCAGACAAACACTGCTCCACCGCCCCCGCCGGCAGTAGCCTCCCGGAATATCCCAAATTCCCGTGCAGCCCCGCTGCTTACACTTTCTCCCCCAATTATGACCTGAGACGCCCCCATCAGTATTTGCACCCGGGGGCAGGGGACAGCAGGCTGCGGGAACCGGTGCTCTACAGTCCCCCCAGTGCTGTCTTTGTAGAACCCAACAGGAACGAATATCTGGagttaaaagcaaaactaaacgtTGAGCCGGACTACCTCGAAGTGCTGGAAAAACAGACCACATTTAGCCAGTTCTAA